In one Corallococcus sp. EGB genomic region, the following are encoded:
- a CDS encoding protein-disulfide reductase DsbD: MDTKKLTLAAVVAGVAVAVVPWLLPSGPSTGLDAARFLESGNLAWGALVVFAGGLLTAMTPCVYPLIPITVSVFGARKAEARGRSLALTTSYIVGMGVVFSALGVLAAKTGQAFGSMLGSPVVVMGLALFLLLLASSMFGAFELALPSSMQTKLSNVGGAGIAGAFVMGSVSGFLAAPCTGPVLTGLLAFVAKSANTTLGATLLFIYALGIGVPFFLIGVFTVRLPRGGVWMEWVKSVLGIMLVALAFSYLKDAFPWARDAVKALGAEVGQVPGAVIAAVLVVVGVWVGAVHRSFKEGAREFGFKALGVALVVGALVVRGGALDARPTGELWVRMGLQERPVAPAWQWHHVLPAKTASFDAGQFEQVLAAAKQEGRPVLIDFFADWCAACKELDRLTYPSSEVISQAEDSHFLTIKIDATNSSDPLDALMEKLGVEGLPTVAFVNPDGTVLTKPRVTGFLEPAPFAAEMRKVLQ, from the coding sequence ATGGACACGAAGAAGCTGACGCTGGCGGCGGTGGTGGCGGGAGTGGCGGTGGCGGTGGTGCCGTGGCTTTTGCCCTCCGGCCCGAGCACAGGGCTGGACGCGGCCCGGTTCCTGGAGTCCGGCAATCTCGCGTGGGGCGCGCTGGTGGTGTTCGCCGGCGGTCTGCTCACCGCGATGACGCCGTGCGTGTATCCGCTCATCCCCATCACCGTGTCGGTGTTCGGCGCGCGCAAGGCGGAGGCGCGGGGCCGCTCGCTGGCGCTGACGACGTCGTACATCGTGGGTATGGGCGTGGTGTTCAGCGCGCTGGGCGTCCTGGCGGCGAAGACGGGCCAGGCCTTCGGCTCCATGCTGGGCAGCCCCGTGGTGGTGATGGGCCTGGCGCTGTTCCTGCTGTTGTTGGCCTCGTCGATGTTCGGCGCGTTCGAGCTGGCGCTGCCGTCGTCGATGCAGACGAAGCTCAGCAACGTGGGCGGCGCGGGCATCGCTGGCGCGTTCGTGATGGGCAGCGTGTCCGGGTTCCTGGCGGCGCCGTGCACGGGGCCGGTGCTCACGGGCCTCCTGGCCTTCGTGGCGAAGTCCGCGAACACGACGCTGGGCGCGACGCTGCTGTTCATCTACGCGCTGGGCATCGGCGTGCCGTTCTTCCTCATCGGCGTGTTCACGGTGCGCCTGCCGCGCGGTGGCGTGTGGATGGAGTGGGTGAAGAGCGTGCTGGGCATCATGCTGGTGGCGCTCGCGTTCTCGTACCTGAAGGACGCGTTCCCCTGGGCGCGCGACGCCGTGAAGGCGCTGGGCGCGGAGGTGGGCCAGGTGCCCGGCGCGGTGATTGCCGCGGTGCTGGTGGTGGTGGGCGTGTGGGTGGGCGCGGTGCACCGGTCGTTCAAGGAGGGCGCGCGCGAGTTCGGCTTCAAGGCGCTGGGCGTGGCGCTGGTGGTGGGCGCGTTGGTGGTGCGCGGCGGGGCGCTGGACGCGCGGCCCACGGGCGAACTGTGGGTGCGCATGGGCCTGCAGGAGCGCCCCGTGGCGCCGGCCTGGCAGTGGCACCACGTGCTGCCGGCGAAGACGGCCTCGTTCGACGCGGGCCAGTTCGAGCAGGTGCTCGCGGCGGCGAAGCAGGAGGGCCGGCCGGTGCTCATCGACTTCTTTGCGGACTGGTGCGCGGCCTGCAAGGAGCTGGACCGGCTGACGTATCCGTCCTCGGAGGTCATCTCCCAGGCCGAGGACAGCCACTTCCTCACCATCAAGATCGACGCGACGAACAGCAGCGACCCGCTGGACGCGCTGATGGAGAAGCTGGGCGTGGAGGGCCTGCCCACGGTGGCCTTCGTGAACCCGGACGGCACGGTGCTGACGAAGCCTCGCGTGACGGGCTTCCTGGAGCCCGCGCCCTTCGCGGCGGAGATGCGGAAGGTCCTCCAGTAG
- a CDS encoding tRNA-uridine aminocarboxypropyltransferase → MRSSTPEDLAGRCARCYLPTALCLCAEVPVVPTRTELLIIRHNKESQKSTNTARIAALALPRCHIVSYGAPGTPFDPSVLDAPDTWLLFPDAPEAEGPPPKRLVVIDGSWAQARRMVQRVPALRRLPGLRLPPPAPDTRRLRKPPHPDGMSTLEAMAGALARLEGEDVAKPLLTLHELMIERVLASRGRLGWENYL, encoded by the coding sequence ATGAGGTCGAGCACCCCGGAGGACCTGGCGGGCCGCTGTGCGCGGTGCTACCTGCCCACGGCCCTGTGCCTGTGCGCGGAAGTGCCCGTGGTGCCCACGCGCACGGAGCTGCTCATCATCCGGCACAACAAGGAGTCGCAGAAGAGCACCAACACCGCCCGCATCGCGGCGTTGGCGCTGCCCCGCTGCCACATCGTGTCCTATGGCGCGCCGGGGACGCCGTTCGATCCGTCGGTGCTGGACGCGCCGGACACGTGGCTCCTGTTCCCGGACGCACCGGAGGCGGAGGGGCCTCCGCCGAAGCGACTCGTGGTCATCGATGGGAGCTGGGCGCAGGCGCGGCGCATGGTGCAGCGCGTCCCCGCGTTGCGGCGGCTGCCGGGCCTGAGGCTGCCTCCGCCCGCGCCGGACACGCGCCGCCTGCGCAAGCCGCCACATCCGGATGGGATGTCCACGCTGGAGGCCATGGCCGGAGCGCTCGCGCGGCTGGAGGGCGAGGACGTGGCGAAGCCGCTGCTCACGCTGCACGAGCTGATGATTGAGCGCGTGCTCGCGAGCCGGGGCCGGCTGGGCTGGGAGAACTACCTCTGA
- a CDS encoding RNA polymerase sigma factor: MVPGREEPPAREGSGGEFAAFAIRHQPVLVAIARNVCGKGASDCDDLVQDVLLRALLQWERLKRWPDPARRAWLVRVLHNRFLDQCRRQGAETDRRVDLHNVHMLFEDPEAAPEPEQWEYVTEDELRQAVARLNEKLRQAFELHARGLRHAEIARRMNTPSAGTVGTWLFHARRRLKAMLHDTAERRRQERER, encoded by the coding sequence ATGGTGCCAGGGAGGGAGGAGCCGCCGGCCCGGGAGGGCTCGGGAGGGGAGTTCGCCGCGTTCGCGATCCGCCATCAGCCGGTGCTGGTCGCCATCGCGCGCAATGTCTGCGGCAAGGGTGCCAGTGATTGCGACGACCTGGTTCAGGACGTGCTCTTGCGCGCGCTCCTGCAATGGGAGCGGCTCAAGCGCTGGCCGGACCCCGCGCGCCGCGCCTGGCTGGTGCGCGTGCTGCACAACCGGTTCCTGGACCAGTGCCGCCGCCAGGGCGCGGAGACGGACCGCCGGGTGGACCTGCACAACGTCCACATGCTCTTCGAGGACCCGGAAGCCGCGCCAGAGCCCGAGCAGTGGGAGTACGTCACCGAGGACGAGCTGCGTCAGGCCGTGGCCCGGCTCAACGAGAAGCTGCGTCAGGCGTTTGAGCTGCACGCGCGGGGCCTGCGCCACGCGGAGATCGCCCGGCGGATGAACACCCCCAGCGCGGGAACGGTGGGCACCTGGCTCTTCCACGCCCGCCGCCGCCTCAAGGCCATGCTCCACGACACCGCCGAGCGCCGCCGTCAGGAGAGGGAACGATGA
- a CDS encoding anti-sigma factor has protein sequence MSTPCEDLQPFLDGDLPAEDQRRIRGHLAHCDVCSRRFHDLLQLEMLARLALEDAAESERWVSARQVRDRVPGSWDDDVPGTWPGDVLAGQVPPPPEREGRAWHQGARRFRRRCPGCANCCPWFAKAESVEAVSAPRLPCPRTSRSGGASLRPRTRR, from the coding sequence ATGAGCACCCCGTGTGAGGACCTCCAGCCCTTCCTGGACGGAGACCTGCCCGCCGAGGACCAGCGCCGCATCCGCGGCCACCTGGCCCACTGCGACGTCTGCTCCCGGCGCTTCCACGACCTCCTGCAACTGGAGATGCTCGCCCGGCTCGCGCTGGAGGACGCGGCGGAGAGCGAGCGCTGGGTGTCCGCCCGCCAGGTCCGCGACAGGGTCCCCGGCTCGTGGGACGACGACGTGCCGGGGACCTGGCCCGGGGACGTGCTCGCCGGGCAGGTGCCCCCGCCTCCGGAGCGTGAGGGCCGCGCGTGGCACCAGGGCGCCCGCCGCTTCCGCCGCCGCTGCCCGGGGTGCGCCAACTGCTGCCCCTGGTTCGCGAAGGCGGAGTCGGTGGAGGCCGTGAGCGCCCCGCGCCTGCCGTGCCCACGCACCAGCCGCTCCGGTGGGGCGTCGCTGCGCCCCCGCACGCGCCGCTGA
- a CDS encoding zf-HC2 domain-containing protein, which produces MDLWCKKLYRFLDGELESGDEEHFRLHLALCRECASGLHDAMQLEMLSVQALCGAVAHNDAPPPPAPLRTPSRLRLPRGRWWQALGAVVAVGLGALAALMLGDGFHPRDVWRGDASARELEARVAYPAADRYLPYVPVRTGEGDGADPAPEPPVSLRALAALEERGDLHGIAAAYLVRGELRQAADFLARTAPSLDRDNDRAVVAMAAGDWRGALDLLEGVLRQAPDHPQALWNRALVLRALGSPLQAAEAFESVARRGEPGWSEEAGIRALALRQGGRFLK; this is translated from the coding sequence ATGGACCTCTGGTGCAAGAAGCTCTACCGGTTCCTCGATGGGGAGCTGGAGTCGGGGGACGAGGAGCACTTCCGGCTCCATCTGGCCCTCTGCCGCGAGTGCGCCAGCGGACTGCATGACGCCATGCAGTTGGAGATGCTCAGCGTCCAGGCCCTGTGTGGCGCGGTGGCCCACAACGACGCGCCGCCTCCGCCCGCGCCCCTGCGGACGCCATCGCGTCTGCGCCTCCCGCGGGGCCGGTGGTGGCAGGCGCTGGGGGCGGTGGTGGCCGTGGGGCTGGGGGCGCTCGCCGCGCTCATGCTCGGGGACGGGTTCCACCCGAGGGACGTATGGCGGGGGGATGCGTCCGCGCGGGAGCTGGAGGCGCGCGTCGCGTACCCGGCCGCGGACCGCTACCTCCCCTATGTCCCCGTCCGGACAGGGGAAGGGGACGGGGCGGACCCGGCGCCGGAACCGCCGGTGTCCCTGCGGGCGTTGGCGGCGCTGGAGGAGCGGGGGGACCTGCACGGCATCGCGGCGGCCTACCTGGTGCGTGGGGAGCTGCGTCAGGCGGCGGACTTCCTCGCGCGCACCGCGCCGTCGCTGGACCGGGACAATGACCGGGCCGTGGTCGCGATGGCGGCGGGGGACTGGCGGGGGGCGCTGGACCTGCTCGAAGGCGTGCTGCGTCAGGCACCGGACCATCCCCAGGCCCTGTGGAACCGGGCCCTGGTGCTGAGGGCCCTGGGGAGCCCGCTCCAGGCGGCGGAGGCCTTCGAGTCGGTGGCCCGCCGGGGGGAGCCGGGGTGGAGCGAGGAGGCTGGAATCCGGGCACTCGCGCTGAGGCAGGGGGGCCGGTTCCTGAAATGA
- a CDS encoding M24 family metallopeptidase — translation MKHWRGVLLSTLSLGCLAACATAPVRDTAVPASSPVLPPSRERALREAWLAERHGLLLDMMRRHGVGMWVVVNEEFHDDPLTSWVAPPIPYEGNRDVFVFVDAGDAGLQKVALTGYATEAVSRFFVTPPVERNQAESLADLDARYHPRTIALAMDGRRGVTRGLTHDSYKWLVEALGPTAEARFVSAAPLIEEYLDTRLPGEFAPYRDLVALTESLVKRALSNEVVVPGKTTVGDVRRWLFDALFEARVGTWFQPDLRVQRQGMKDGFSRGFLAVADEAVVIQRGDLLHVDFGVTALGLNTDWQKMAYVLKDGEKDAPEGLKRALANTHALQDALMLRASRPGRTSADVYDATMAEMKERGIEAKVYSHPLGAQGHGLGASIDFRAASRSEAPRLLRKGSYLAVELSTTTAVPEWGGQQVAVMQEDPAYLTDEGWRFFVPRQDAFYLIH, via the coding sequence ATGAAACATTGGCGTGGCGTCCTTCTGTCCACCCTGAGCCTGGGCTGCCTGGCGGCGTGCGCCACCGCGCCCGTGCGCGACACCGCCGTCCCCGCGTCCTCGCCCGTTCTGCCCCCGTCCCGGGAGCGGGCCCTTCGCGAGGCCTGGCTGGCGGAGCGCCACGGGCTGCTGCTGGACATGATGCGCCGGCATGGCGTGGGCATGTGGGTGGTGGTCAACGAGGAGTTCCACGACGACCCGCTGACGTCCTGGGTCGCGCCGCCCATTCCGTACGAGGGCAACCGCGACGTGTTCGTCTTCGTGGACGCGGGCGACGCGGGGCTCCAGAAGGTGGCGCTGACGGGCTACGCCACGGAGGCGGTGTCGCGCTTCTTCGTGACGCCGCCGGTGGAGCGCAATCAGGCGGAGTCGCTCGCGGACCTGGACGCGCGCTACCACCCGCGCACCATCGCGCTGGCCATGGACGGGCGGCGGGGCGTGACGCGCGGCCTCACGCATGACAGCTACAAGTGGCTGGTGGAGGCGCTGGGGCCCACCGCGGAGGCGCGCTTCGTGAGCGCGGCGCCGCTCATCGAGGAGTACCTGGACACGCGGCTGCCCGGCGAGTTCGCGCCCTACCGCGACCTGGTGGCGCTGACGGAGTCGCTGGTGAAGCGGGCGCTCTCCAACGAGGTGGTGGTGCCCGGCAAGACGACGGTGGGGGACGTGCGCCGCTGGCTCTTCGACGCGCTCTTCGAGGCGCGCGTGGGCACGTGGTTCCAGCCGGACCTGCGCGTGCAGCGGCAGGGCATGAAGGACGGCTTCTCCCGGGGCTTCCTCGCGGTGGCGGACGAGGCGGTGGTCATCCAGCGCGGGGACCTGCTGCACGTGGACTTCGGCGTCACGGCGCTGGGCCTGAACACGGACTGGCAGAAGATGGCGTACGTGTTGAAGGACGGTGAAAAGGACGCGCCCGAGGGCCTGAAGCGCGCGCTGGCGAACACCCACGCGCTGCAGGACGCGCTGATGCTGCGCGCGTCGCGGCCGGGGCGTACGTCGGCGGACGTCTACGACGCGACAATGGCGGAGATGAAGGAGCGGGGCATCGAGGCGAAGGTCTACAGCCATCCGCTGGGTGCGCAGGGCCATGGGCTGGGGGCGTCCATCGACTTCCGCGCGGCGTCGCGCTCGGAGGCGCCGCGGCTGTTGCGCAAGGGCTCGTACCTCGCGGTCGAGCTCAGCACCACCACCGCCGTGCCTGAGTGGGGCGGGCAGCAGGTGGCGGTGATGCAGGAAGATCCGGCGTACCTGACGGACGAAGGCTGGCGGTTCTTCGTGCCGCGCCAGGACGCCTTCTATCTCATCCACTGA
- the rtcR gene encoding RNA repair transcriptional activator RtcR has protein sequence MAQKTKARRTVVIGMLGTTLDTGMGAHRWSRWRPTVSLCQQEDLLVHRLELLHPPAATSLAAVIRDDIGQVSPETQVRLTSLPIRDPWNLEETYGALLDHVRAQSFHPEDEDYLVHITTGTHIAQICMFLLVESRLIPGRLVQTSPGKAKQDGAAGTHAIIDLDLSNYDTLAARFRQQQREGLSFLKSGIDTRNAAFNRLIERIEQVAVQSRAPLLLTGPTGAGKSQLAKRIYALKKARNQVTGPFVDLNCATLRGDGAMSTLFGHVKGAFTGAVGDRPGLMRQANGGVLFLDEIGELGADEQAMLLRALEDKRFLPVGSDKEAESDFQLIAGTNRDLQLDVERGRFREDLLARINLWTFRLPALRERPEDIAPNLQYELDQASQALGTRVTMSKEAQEHFLRFATSPEARWSGNFRDLNAAVLRMSTLAAGGRMTRDVVDEELERLRAQWGPTGASATSGCEDVLAEVMGAARAAALDRFDRVQLADVVTVCRSARSLSDAGRTLFAQSRAQKKSVNDADRLRKYLARIGLTWSEVSGRDAE, from the coding sequence ATGGCTCAGAAGACGAAGGCACGGCGGACGGTCGTCATCGGGATGCTGGGGACGACGCTGGACACGGGGATGGGGGCGCACCGCTGGTCGCGGTGGCGGCCCACGGTGTCGCTGTGCCAGCAGGAGGACCTGCTGGTGCACCGGCTGGAGCTCCTGCACCCGCCCGCGGCGACGTCACTGGCGGCGGTCATCCGGGACGACATCGGGCAGGTGTCTCCAGAGACGCAGGTGCGGCTGACGTCCCTGCCCATCCGGGACCCATGGAACCTGGAGGAGACGTACGGCGCGCTCCTGGACCACGTGCGCGCGCAGTCCTTCCATCCGGAGGACGAGGACTACCTGGTGCACATCACCACGGGCACGCACATCGCGCAGATCTGCATGTTCCTGTTGGTGGAGAGCCGGTTGATTCCGGGCCGGCTGGTGCAGACGTCTCCAGGCAAGGCGAAGCAGGACGGGGCGGCGGGCACGCACGCCATCATCGACCTGGACCTGTCGAACTACGACACGCTGGCGGCGCGCTTCCGCCAACAGCAGCGCGAGGGCTTGTCCTTCCTCAAGTCCGGCATCGATACGCGCAACGCCGCGTTCAACCGGCTCATCGAGCGGATCGAGCAGGTGGCGGTGCAGTCCCGCGCGCCACTGCTGCTGACGGGCCCCACGGGCGCGGGCAAGTCACAGCTCGCGAAGCGCATCTACGCGCTGAAGAAGGCGCGCAACCAGGTGACGGGGCCGTTCGTGGACCTGAACTGCGCCACGCTGCGCGGCGACGGCGCGATGTCCACCCTCTTCGGCCACGTGAAGGGCGCCTTCACGGGCGCGGTGGGAGACCGGCCCGGGCTGATGCGGCAGGCGAACGGCGGCGTGCTGTTCCTCGACGAGATTGGTGAGCTGGGCGCGGACGAACAGGCCATGTTGCTGCGAGCACTGGAGGACAAGCGGTTCCTGCCAGTGGGCTCGGACAAGGAGGCGGAGAGCGACTTCCAGCTCATCGCGGGGACGAACCGCGACCTCCAGCTGGACGTGGAGCGGGGACGGTTCCGCGAGGACCTGCTCGCGCGCATCAACCTGTGGACCTTCCGGTTGCCCGCGCTGCGCGAGCGTCCGGAGGACATCGCGCCCAACCTGCAGTACGAGCTGGATCAGGCCTCCCAGGCGTTGGGCACGCGGGTGACGATGAGCAAGGAGGCACAGGAGCATTTCCTGCGCTTCGCCACGTCACCGGAGGCCCGGTGGAGCGGCAACTTCCGGGACCTCAATGCAGCGGTGCTGCGCATGTCCACGCTCGCGGCCGGTGGGCGCATGACCCGTGACGTGGTGGACGAAGAGCTGGAGCGCCTGCGAGCGCAGTGGGGGCCGACGGGCGCATCCGCGACGTCCGGGTGTGAGGACGTGCTGGCGGAGGTGATGGGCGCGGCGCGCGCGGCGGCGCTGGACCGGTTCGACCGCGTGCAGCTCGCGGATGTGGTGACGGTGTGCCGCTCCGCGCGCTCGTTGTCGGACGCGGGCCGGACGTTGTTCGCGCAGTCGCGTGCGCAGAAGAAGAGCGTCAACGACGCGGACCGGCTCCGGAAGTACCTGGCCCGCATCGGGCTGACCTGGTCCGAGGTGAGCGGCCGGGACGCGGAGTGA
- a CDS encoding RtcB family protein, whose translation MDRVNANYEVLSDEAGRPIKAWTVGVPFEDEAKKQLRNLRGLPFIHKWVAVMPDVHRGYGATVGSVVPTVGAVVPAAVGVDIGCGMIAVRTTLRADQLPDSLRGVRSAIEAAVPHGRTDNGGRNDRGAWKDPPVTHTSAWARLAEGYARIVEKHPRIGRGPELAHLGTLGTGNHFIELCVDESDGVWLMLHSGSRGVGNRIGSHFIELAKEDMQRFFIHLPDADLAYLPEGTEHFHDYVFAVSWAQDFAAMNRELMLHSAVQALKASGELPPFELSESAVNCHHNYISREHHFGKNCFVTRKGAVRAREGDMGIIPGSMGARSYIVRGKGNADAFHSCSHGAGRVMSREAAKKRFTLEDHAKATAGVECRKDVDVIDETPAAYKPIDAVMAAQADLVEVVHTLKQVVCVKG comes from the coding sequence ATGGACCGTGTGAACGCGAACTACGAGGTGCTGTCGGACGAGGCGGGCCGCCCCATCAAGGCTTGGACGGTGGGGGTGCCGTTCGAGGACGAGGCGAAGAAGCAGCTTCGCAACCTCCGGGGCCTGCCCTTCATCCACAAGTGGGTCGCCGTGATGCCGGACGTGCACCGCGGCTACGGCGCGACGGTCGGGAGCGTGGTGCCCACGGTGGGCGCGGTGGTGCCGGCGGCGGTGGGCGTGGACATCGGATGCGGGATGATCGCCGTGCGCACGACGCTGCGCGCGGATCAGCTGCCGGACTCGCTGCGCGGGGTTCGCTCAGCCATCGAGGCGGCGGTTCCGCATGGCCGTACGGATAACGGTGGGCGTAACGACCGCGGCGCGTGGAAGGACCCGCCCGTTACGCATACCTCCGCTTGGGCCCGCCTGGCGGAAGGGTACGCCCGCATCGTGGAGAAGCATCCGCGCATCGGCCGTGGGCCGGAGCTGGCGCACCTGGGAACGCTGGGAACCGGGAACCACTTCATCGAGCTGTGCGTCGATGAGTCGGATGGCGTGTGGCTGATGTTGCACTCCGGGTCGCGCGGAGTGGGTAACCGCATCGGAAGCCACTTCATCGAGCTGGCGAAGGAGGACATGCAGCGCTTCTTCATCCACCTGCCGGACGCGGACCTGGCGTACCTGCCGGAGGGAACGGAGCACTTCCATGACTACGTCTTCGCGGTGAGCTGGGCGCAGGACTTCGCGGCGATGAACCGCGAGCTCATGCTGCACTCGGCGGTGCAGGCCCTGAAGGCGAGCGGCGAGCTGCCGCCGTTCGAGCTGTCCGAGTCCGCGGTGAACTGCCACCACAACTACATCTCGCGTGAGCACCACTTCGGAAAGAACTGCTTCGTGACCCGCAAGGGCGCGGTGCGGGCGCGCGAGGGCGACATGGGAATCATCCCCGGCAGCATGGGGGCCCGTTCCTACATCGTCCGCGGGAAGGGAAACGCGGATGCGTTCCATTCGTGCAGCCACGGCGCGGGCCGGGTGATGTCGCGGGAAGCGGCGAAGAAGCGCTTCACGCTGGAAGACCACGCGAAGGCGACCGCGGGCGTGGAGTGCCGCAAGGACGTGGACGTGATTGACGAGACGCCGGCCGCGTACAAGCCCATCGACGCCGTGATGGCCGCGCAGGCGGACCTGGTGGAGGTCGTCCACACGCTGAAGCAGGTGGTGTGCGTGAAGGGTTAG
- the rtcA gene encoding RNA 3'-terminal phosphate cyclase, which translates to MVRIDGSQGEGGGQVLRTALSLSLVTGAPFEMVNVRAGRAKPGLLRQHLTALKAAEAVGAAEVTGAELGSRQLSFHPRALTAGNYHFAVGTAGSATLVFQTVLPALLRAEGPSTLTLEGGTHNPAAPPFDFLEKTYLPMLRRMGPRVDVALERPGFYPAGGGRFRVDIHPAKLQPLQLLERGRVLRTEAVAQVAAIPFDVAKRELAAVAAVLKLRPDQQRPEELKRAFGPGNVLRVEVESEHVTEVFTGFGERGKRAEVVGEEVASKVKRYLDAGVPVGEHLCDQLLLLCALAKGGTFRTLALDSHSLTQRETMAHFLDVRVDVRELERDVREVTVRA; encoded by the coding sequence ATGGTTCGCATCGATGGTTCACAGGGGGAAGGGGGCGGCCAGGTGCTGCGCACCGCGCTGTCGCTGTCGCTGGTGACGGGCGCTCCGTTCGAGATGGTCAACGTGCGCGCCGGCCGCGCCAAGCCGGGCCTGCTGCGTCAGCACCTCACCGCGCTCAAGGCCGCGGAGGCCGTGGGCGCAGCGGAGGTGACGGGCGCGGAGCTGGGCTCCAGGCAGCTGTCCTTCCACCCGCGCGCGCTGACGGCGGGCAACTACCACTTCGCGGTGGGCACTGCGGGCAGCGCGACGCTCGTGTTCCAGACGGTGCTGCCCGCGCTGCTGCGCGCGGAAGGGCCGTCCACGCTGACGCTGGAGGGCGGGACGCACAACCCGGCGGCGCCGCCGTTCGACTTCCTGGAGAAGACGTACCTGCCGATGCTGCGCCGCATGGGCCCGCGCGTGGACGTGGCGCTGGAGCGGCCCGGCTTCTATCCGGCCGGCGGCGGACGGTTCCGCGTGGACATCCACCCCGCGAAGCTCCAGCCGCTCCAGTTGCTGGAGCGCGGCCGGGTGCTGCGCACGGAGGCCGTGGCGCAGGTGGCGGCCATCCCGTTCGACGTGGCGAAGCGCGAACTGGCGGCCGTGGCCGCCGTGCTGAAGCTGCGGCCGGATCAGCAGCGCCCGGAAGAGCTCAAGCGCGCCTTCGGCCCGGGCAACGTGCTGCGCGTCGAGGTGGAGAGCGAGCACGTGACGGAGGTCTTCACCGGCTTCGGCGAGCGCGGCAAGCGCGCGGAGGTCGTGGGCGAGGAGGTCGCCTCGAAGGTGAAGCGCTACCTGGACGCGGGCGTGCCCGTGGGCGAGCACCTGTGTGATCAGCTCCTGCTGCTGTGCGCCCTGGCGAAGGGCGGCACCTTCCGCACCCTGGCGCTGGACAGCCACTCGCTCACGCAGCGCGAGACGATGGCGCACTTCCTCGACGTGAGGGTGGACGTCCGGGAGCTGGAGCGCGACGTGCGCGAGGTGACGGTGCGCGCCTGA
- a CDS encoding Fpg/Nei family DNA glycosylase, with product MAEVPEVEIIVRDLKQAVVGRRFVGAEVLVPAAVRFVSPRDFVQDLQGRKVLAAERRAKFMLLTLDDGQTLALHFMLWGELQLKPAGSERPPETLAVLTLEGNEELQLTDTLGYARVALGPTARLASQLKLEELGPDALDASFTPEVLAKQLRRRRSPLKTVLLNQRVLAGLGNRDADESMWAAGIDPRRLASSLSPAEILRLHRGIRGVLEEGLRLRGTQRDLFGVQGLAKHRRNIFGKTGAPCPRCATPVSHLRIGGRNTHWCAHCQPSEGAPAEAPAQASLL from the coding sequence GTGGCGGAAGTCCCTGAGGTCGAAATCATCGTTCGTGACCTGAAGCAGGCCGTCGTGGGCCGCCGCTTCGTGGGCGCGGAGGTGCTGGTACCCGCGGCGGTGCGCTTCGTGTCTCCGCGGGACTTCGTCCAGGACCTCCAGGGCCGCAAGGTGCTCGCGGCCGAGCGGCGCGCGAAGTTCATGCTGCTGACCCTGGATGACGGGCAGACGCTCGCCCTGCACTTCATGCTCTGGGGCGAGCTGCAGCTCAAGCCCGCAGGCAGTGAACGGCCTCCCGAGACGCTCGCCGTGCTCACGCTGGAGGGCAACGAGGAGCTCCAGCTCACGGACACGCTGGGCTACGCGCGCGTGGCGCTGGGACCCACGGCCCGCCTGGCGTCGCAGCTCAAGCTGGAGGAGCTGGGGCCGGATGCGCTCGATGCGTCCTTCACGCCGGAGGTCCTGGCGAAGCAGCTTCGTCGCAGGCGCAGCCCGCTCAAGACGGTGCTCCTCAACCAGCGCGTGCTCGCGGGGCTGGGCAACCGCGACGCGGATGAGAGCATGTGGGCCGCGGGCATCGATCCCCGGCGCCTGGCGTCATCGCTGTCTCCCGCTGAAATCCTCCGGCTGCACCGGGGAATCCGCGGCGTGCTGGAGGAGGGACTGCGGCTGCGCGGAACGCAGCGCGACCTGTTCGGCGTGCAGGGGCTGGCGAAGCACCGGCGCAACATCTTCGGGAAGACGGGCGCGCCGTGTCCCCGCTGCGCGACGCCCGTGTCTCACCTGCGCATCGGAGGCCGCAACACGCACTGGTGCGCGCACTGCCAGCCCTCGGAGGGGGCTCCGGCTGAAGCTCCGGCGCAGGCATCGCTGCTCTGA